In a genomic window of uncultured Flavobacterium sp.:
- the bla gene encoding class A beta-lactamase, subclass A2: protein MKKFSIILFSFLSFQMFAQTTNELRQELNQIIASKNATVGISIKSIEDKDTLSINGNLKAPLMSVFKFHIALTVLDLVDKGKLSLTQEIFVKKKDLHEDTWSPMKEDYPDGNVKLTLDKILRYTVSHSDNNGCDILIDLVGGTKVVQKFINKQGIKDFVIKVNEEQMKNWENLYINTTTPLAATELLEKFYKGQILKEATTKYLYQIMVETSRGLTWLKAGLPENTELAHRTGISETNDANLRVAMNDIGIVKLPNGKHFIISVFLKNITESKEDTEKIIADIARVTWDYFIKK from the coding sequence ATGAAGAAATTCTCCATAATTCTGTTTTCGTTTCTGTCTTTTCAGATGTTTGCTCAAACAACAAATGAACTTCGTCAGGAATTGAATCAGATTATTGCAAGTAAAAATGCAACAGTTGGAATATCTATAAAAAGCATTGAAGATAAAGATACTTTAAGCATTAACGGAAACTTGAAAGCTCCTTTGATGAGCGTTTTTAAATTTCATATTGCGTTGACCGTTTTAGATTTGGTCGATAAAGGCAAGCTTTCATTAACACAGGAGATTTTCGTTAAAAAGAAAGATTTACACGAAGATACCTGGAGTCCGATGAAAGAAGATTATCCGGATGGAAATGTAAAGTTGACTTTAGATAAAATATTGAGATACACCGTTTCGCATAGTGATAATAACGGTTGTGATATACTGATTGATTTAGTTGGCGGCACAAAAGTGGTGCAGAAATTTATCAACAAGCAAGGAATCAAAGACTTCGTTATTAAAGTCAACGAAGAACAAATGAAAAACTGGGAGAATCTTTATATTAACACAACGACTCCGCTGGCAGCGACTGAGTTATTGGAAAAATTCTATAAAGGACAAATTCTAAAAGAAGCCACGACCAAGTATTTGTATCAAATAATGGTTGAAACTTCAAGAGGACTTACGTGGTTGAAAGCGGGACTTCCAGAAAATACTGAATTAGCTCACAGAACCGGAATTTCGGAAACAAATGATGCTAATTTAAGAGTTGCAATGAATGATATAGGGATTGTAAAACTTCCAAACGGAAAACATTTTATAATTTCTGTGTTTTTAAAAAACATCACAGAAAGCAAAGAAGATACAGAGAAGATAATTGCAGATATAGCGAGAGTGACTTGGGATTATTTCATTAAAAAGTAA
- a CDS encoding gliding motility lipoprotein GldH → MRIKNSGILLLVAILLFSCDKKRVFDQYKSVGSAWHKDSVVTFDLPVLDSTKKYNLFVNLRDNNNYPFNNLFLIVAIETPSGFTKVDTLEYQMANPDGTLLGNGFTDIKESKLFYKEDVKFRGKYKVHIKQAVRESGKIPGVQALEGITDVGFRIEQKD, encoded by the coding sequence ATGAGAATAAAAAATAGCGGAATTCTTCTTTTGGTAGCGATACTTCTTTTTTCTTGTGATAAAAAAAGAGTATTTGATCAGTACAAATCTGTTGGAAGTGCATGGCACAAAGACAGCGTTGTAACCTTTGATTTACCAGTTTTGGATTCTACAAAAAAATACAATTTATTTGTAAATTTGAGAGACAATAACAATTATCCGTTCAATAATTTGTTTTTAATTGTTGCTATAGAAACACCAAGCGGTTTCACCAAAGTAGATACTTTAGAATATCAAATGGCAAATCCTGATGGAACTTTGCTAGGAAATGGTTTTACAGACATTAAAGAAAGTAAACTGTTTTATAAAGAAGATGTCAAGTTTAGAGGAAAATACAAAGTACATATAAAACAAGCTGTTAGAGAATCAGGAAAAATTCCGGGAGTTCAGGCTTTAGAAGGTATTACAGACGTAGGTTTTAGAATAGAACAAAAAGATTAG
- a CDS encoding TonB-dependent receptor, which yields MRKKLQIVLTAILTLSSTLFFAQNHEIKGTITNESGNPLEFATVLIKGTQTNTTSDALGKFTVNAATNNPTLIISLFGYQTKELVAKDHFVDIQLALENNSLDEIVVVGSRNPKKSKLETAVPVDVVNLAKIRNITPQTTTNDILTYMIPSFNSNRQSSSDGTEHIDPASLRGLGPDQVLVLVNGKRRHTTSLVNYQNTVGNGSVGTDLSAIPASSIKRIEVLRDGAAAQYGSDAIAGVINLVLKDNAGLEVNATYGSTSRDDGQTTNVNLNYGAKIGNKGGFINLTGEFNNREKTNRSQNNNLIIFDQSAQGNFFAYDFADNPAQSRQIDDDLLAQNGLKRDDFNFQIGDAKIKNIQGFFNTSIPLNDQIEFYAFGGVSHRNGTGYGFRRLPSETENVVASIFPFGFQPELNSVVTDLSSSVGFKFKFGEWKLDVSNTIGENKFIYDVSNTNNVSLGDNGPTDFKAGNHSFLQNTVNADISRLYKDVFHGLNVAFGGEYRFEKYKIVPGEEASYIDGGAQSFPGFSPLNAVNENRNSVGVYADVEADVTEKLLIGVAGRYEDFTDFGNTINGKLSARYKILDNLFVRGAISTGFRAPSLHQQYFNNIATDVVDGQLLNSGIFRNDSQVAKELGIPKLKEETSRNYSFGIVFSPTKKLHITADYYHIRIDNRIILTGNLGNDAYGDPVPALRDLFAQYGAQTGRFFTNAINTTTNGVDVVIDYDLNVGYGKMNLSLLYNYNANKVDDKLNNIPPLFIGQEDVYYGPQERSLIESNTPKHKGTFAINYSLTKWNFLLRNTYFGEVIRDGFPFGGIQKHNGKVVTDLTVAYKLTPKIQIALGANNLFDIFPDKQIYENSYYGVFKYAPVQMGTTGAYYFGRMSFTL from the coding sequence ATTTACGGTAAATGCTGCAACAAATAATCCTACGCTTATCATATCGCTATTTGGCTATCAAACTAAAGAATTGGTAGCAAAAGATCATTTTGTTGATATACAATTGGCTTTGGAAAATAATAGTCTTGACGAAATTGTAGTTGTAGGAAGTAGAAATCCTAAGAAAAGCAAACTCGAAACTGCCGTTCCTGTTGATGTTGTGAATTTAGCTAAAATCAGAAATATTACGCCACAGACTACTACAAATGATATTTTGACGTATATGATTCCGTCTTTTAATTCAAACAGACAATCTTCATCTGATGGAACGGAACATATTGATCCGGCTTCTTTGAGAGGTTTAGGTCCTGATCAGGTTTTGGTTTTGGTAAATGGAAAAAGAAGACATACAACTTCATTGGTAAATTATCAAAATACGGTTGGAAACGGTTCTGTTGGTACAGATTTAAGTGCGATTCCGGCTTCATCAATAAAACGCATTGAGGTTTTGCGCGATGGTGCGGCAGCTCAATATGGTTCTGATGCGATTGCGGGCGTAATCAATTTGGTTTTAAAAGATAACGCAGGTCTTGAAGTAAATGCAACTTATGGTTCAACATCTCGAGATGATGGTCAGACTACAAATGTGAACTTAAACTACGGAGCAAAAATTGGAAACAAAGGTGGTTTTATCAACTTAACCGGTGAATTTAATAATCGCGAAAAAACGAATCGTTCTCAAAATAACAACCTGATTATCTTTGATCAATCGGCACAAGGAAATTTCTTTGCTTATGATTTTGCTGATAATCCGGCTCAATCTCGTCAAATTGATGATGATTTATTAGCTCAAAACGGATTGAAACGTGATGATTTCAATTTTCAGATTGGAGATGCAAAAATCAAAAATATTCAGGGATTCTTCAATACTTCTATTCCGTTAAACGATCAAATCGAGTTTTATGCTTTTGGCGGCGTGAGTCACAGAAACGGAACTGGTTACGGTTTTAGACGTTTGCCAAGTGAAACTGAAAATGTTGTTGCTTCTATTTTCCCTTTCGGATTTCAACCGGAACTAAATTCTGTTGTAACGGATCTTTCGTCTTCTGTAGGTTTTAAATTTAAGTTTGGAGAATGGAAACTGGACGTGAGTAATACTATCGGTGAAAACAAGTTTATTTACGATGTATCGAACACAAACAACGTTTCCTTAGGTGATAATGGTCCAACAGATTTTAAGGCCGGAAATCACTCGTTTTTGCAAAATACTGTTAATGCCGATATTTCTCGATTGTATAAAGATGTTTTTCATGGTTTGAATGTTGCTTTTGGTGGTGAATATCGTTTTGAAAAATACAAAATTGTTCCAGGCGAAGAAGCTTCTTATATTGATGGCGGAGCACAATCATTCCCTGGCTTTTCTCCTTTGAATGCTGTAAACGAAAACAGAAACAGTGTTGGTGTTTATGCTGATGTTGAAGCTGACGTTACGGAGAAATTATTAATTGGAGTTGCAGGTCGCTACGAAGATTTTACAGATTTTGGAAATACCATTAACGGAAAATTATCTGCGAGATATAAAATCTTAGACAATCTTTTTGTTCGTGGCGCTATTAGTACTGGTTTTAGAGCGCCGTCTTTACACCAACAATACTTCAATAATATCGCAACGGATGTTGTTGACGGACAACTTCTAAATTCAGGTATTTTTAGAAATGATAGCCAAGTTGCTAAAGAACTAGGAATTCCAAAATTGAAAGAGGAGACTTCAAGAAACTATAGTTTTGGTATTGTTTTTTCTCCAACAAAAAAATTACATATCACGGCTGATTATTACCATATTAGAATTGACAACAGAATTATCCTTACGGGAAATTTAGGAAATGACGCTTACGGAGATCCTGTTCCGGCGCTTCGTGATTTGTTTGCTCAATATGGCGCTCAAACGGGTCGTTTCTTTACAAATGCAATCAACACAACTACAAACGGAGTCGATGTTGTTATTGATTATGACTTGAATGTTGGTTACGGAAAAATGAATCTTTCGTTATTGTACAACTACAACGCTAATAAAGTTGATGATAAATTGAATAATATTCCGCCTTTGTTTATTGGTCAGGAAGATGTGTATTATGGTCCGCAGGAAAGAAGTTTGATCGAATCGAATACGCCTAAACATAAAGGTACTTTCGCAATTAATTATAGTTTAACGAAATGGAACTTTTTATTGAGAAATACTTATTTTGGAGAAGTAATTCGTGATGGTTTTCCCTTTGGAGGAATCCAGAAACATAACGGAAAAGTGGTTACTGATTTAACTGTTGCTTATAAATTAACTCCAAAAATTCAGATTGCTTTGGGAGCAAACAACTTATTTGATATTTTCCCGGACAAACAAATTTACGAAAACAGTTACTATGGAGTATTTAAATATGCGCCGGTTCAAATGGGAACTACTGGAGCTTATTACTTTGGAAGAATGAGTTTTACACTTTAA
- a CDS encoding transglycosylase domain-containing protein, translating to MATKKNNQPNSNKDINYYKKKFWRIFAYTLLGILAFFLFASWGLFGSMPSFEDLENPDSNLATEIISSDGVVIGKYFKTNRSQLKYSDLPKSLVEALVATEDARFYEHSGIDGRGTLRAVFSLGTNGGASTLSQQLAKQLFHGEGSKFLPFRIVQKIKEWIIAIRLERQYTKNEILAMYCNVYDFGNYSVGVSSAAQTYFSKDPKDLTMDESAILVGMFKNSGLYNPVRNPEGVKNRRNVVLSQMEKAKMITESEKLRLQALPITLKFKLESHREGTATYFREYLRDYMKKWVSENKKPDGSDYDIYKDGLKIYTTIDSRMQLHAEEAVSEHMKNLQQQFFIEQKNNKNAPFVNITQAETDKLMMQAMKNSTRWAIMKDADKSEDDIIASFKVKTKMRIFTWKGERDTTMTPMDSIRYFKHFLQSGLMAMEPQTGNIKAWVGGINYKYFQYDHVGQGARQVGSTFKPFVYATAIEQLNMSPCDSILDGPFMIHKGRHNVTADWEPRNSDNRYRGMVTLKQGLANSINTVSAKLIDRVGPEAVVELTHKLGVKTEIPPQPSIALGAVDITVEDMVAAYSTFANQGVYVKPQFLTRIENKSGEVIYEPIPESHDVLNKDIAFAVIKLLEGVTETGSGARLRTEGGGSGDNRWTGYPYVFRNPIAGKTGTTQNQSDGWFMGMVPNLVTGVWVGCEDRSARFKSLTYGQGATAALPIWGYFMKLCYADPGLQVSKSEFERPANLSIKVDCYSRPAVVKDTTQTEQNTDEFEL from the coding sequence ATGGCCACCAAGAAAAACAATCAACCTAATAGTAATAAGGATATTAACTACTATAAAAAGAAATTCTGGAGAATTTTTGCTTATACCTTATTGGGTATTTTAGCCTTCTTTTTATTTGCATCATGGGGATTATTTGGATCAATGCCTTCATTTGAAGACTTAGAAAATCCAGATTCCAATTTAGCTACAGAAATTATTTCGTCTGACGGAGTAGTTATTGGTAAATATTTTAAAACCAACAGATCACAACTTAAATACTCAGATTTACCAAAAAGTCTGGTAGAAGCTTTGGTTGCTACCGAAGATGCTCGTTTTTACGAACACTCAGGAATCGACGGTCGTGGAACTTTAAGAGCTGTTTTTAGTTTAGGAACCAATGGTGGAGCAAGTACATTATCGCAACAATTAGCTAAACAATTGTTTCATGGTGAAGGGTCTAAGTTTCTTCCATTCAGGATTGTACAGAAAATAAAAGAGTGGATAATCGCCATTCGTCTGGAAAGACAATATACCAAAAATGAAATTTTGGCAATGTATTGCAACGTTTATGATTTTGGGAATTATTCTGTTGGAGTAAGTTCAGCAGCACAAACCTATTTTTCTAAAGATCCGAAAGATTTAACTATGGATGAATCCGCTATTTTAGTGGGAATGTTCAAGAACTCAGGGTTGTATAATCCGGTTCGTAATCCAGAAGGAGTAAAAAATCGTCGTAATGTAGTACTTTCTCAAATGGAGAAAGCAAAGATGATCACAGAATCTGAAAAATTGAGATTACAAGCTTTGCCAATTACTTTAAAATTCAAATTAGAAAGTCACCGCGAAGGAACAGCTACTTATTTCAGAGAATATCTACGTGATTACATGAAAAAATGGGTTTCTGAAAACAAAAAGCCAGACGGTTCTGATTATGATATCTACAAAGATGGATTGAAAATTTATACTACAATCGATTCAAGAATGCAATTACATGCGGAAGAAGCGGTTTCTGAGCACATGAAAAATTTACAACAACAATTTTTCATCGAGCAAAAAAACAATAAAAATGCACCTTTCGTAAATATCACGCAGGCAGAAACAGATAAGTTGATGATGCAGGCTATGAAAAACTCGACACGTTGGGCAATCATGAAAGATGCAGATAAAAGCGAAGATGATATCATTGCTTCATTCAAAGTAAAAACAAAAATGCGCATATTTACCTGGAAAGGAGAGCGTGATACAACAATGACTCCAATGGATTCCATTCGTTATTTCAAACACTTCTTGCAATCAGGTTTAATGGCGATGGAGCCTCAAACCGGAAATATCAAAGCGTGGGTTGGAGGAATTAACTATAAATATTTCCAATACGATCACGTTGGGCAAGGAGCGAGACAAGTAGGTTCAACTTTCAAACCGTTTGTTTACGCAACTGCAATCGAACAATTGAATATGTCTCCTTGTGATTCTATTCTTGACGGACCATTTATGATTCACAAAGGACGTCACAATGTTACAGCAGATTGGGAACCAAGAAACTCTGACAACAGATACCGCGGAATGGTAACTCTAAAACAAGGTTTAGCAAATTCGATCAATACAGTTTCGGCTAAGTTAATTGATCGTGTTGGTCCGGAAGCTGTTGTAGAATTAACGCATAAATTAGGTGTAAAAACCGAAATTCCTCCTCAGCCTTCTATCGCTTTAGGAGCTGTAGATATTACTGTTGAAGATATGGTTGCAGCATACAGCACATTTGCCAATCAGGGAGTTTATGTTAAGCCACAGTTTTTAACTCGTATCGAAAACAAAAGCGGAGAGGTTATTTACGAGCCAATTCCGGAATCTCACGACGTTTTGAATAAAGATATTGCTTTTGCTGTAATTAAGTTATTAGAAGGAGTTACAGAAACTGGCTCTGGTGCTCGTTTAAGAACTGAAGGAGGAGGAAGTGGAGACAACCGTTGGACAGGATACCCATATGTATTTAGAAACCCAATTGCAGGTAAAACAGGAACAACGCAAAATCAATCAGATGGTTGGTTTATGGGAATGGTTCCAAACTTAGTAACGGGTGTTTGGGTAGGATGTGAAGACCGTTCGGCACGTTTCAAAAGTTTAACTTACGGACAAGGAGCTACAGCAGCATTGCCAATTTGGGGTTATTTCATGAAACTTTGTTATGCAGATCCTGGGCTTCAGGTTTCTAAGTCAGAATTTGAAAGACCTGCAAATCTTTCGATAAAAGTAGATTGCTATAGCAGACCAGCAGTAGTAAAAGATACAACTCAAACAGAACAAAATACAGATGAATTCGAACTGTAA
- a CDS encoding M4 family metallopeptidase codes for MERKLPKIMAGTVVILTFSLSGFAQNTDKRVSQKSVSENGQPSLITFSEKSSYKETDYNTVFKEQLGLKENQSFSKVKKELDKEGFTHEKFQLYEQGVKVEFANYTIHSKGGKVVSMNGEFYALENVKTTPKLSSQAAFDKAIAYTGAKQYLWETPADAAAMDYKKPKGELVLLPSMDDQGKERKSDKVRLAYKFDIYATKPLSRGDLYIDAQTGEALFYNATIKHLGENSHGRFISAAAKEQNKNATSKMAIVAANAATRYSGTQTIQTTLSGSSYILSDGTRGNGVQTYNSAKTATYPTTNFTDADNNWTAAEYNNTNKDNGALDAHWGAEMTYDYWSAVHGRNSYDNAGAKIKSYVHYNLVAAGYPDNNNAFWNGSVMTYGDGSGTGGFDILTALDVAGHEIGHAVCTYTANLAYQKESGAMNEAFSDIWGACIEYRAAPTKSTWLVGEDIERRSGHLALRSMSDPNSEGQPDTYGGTYWVNVNCTPTNNNDQCGVHTNSGVLNHWFYILSVGKSGTNDIGNAYNVTGITIDKAAKIAFRLESVYLTSNSTYANARTSGIQSAIDLYGAGSAEVIATTNAFYAVGVGAAYSGSTDTVAPSAPTALAAAGTTGSSTNLTWTASTDNVAVTGYDIYQGTTLKGSSTTTSYTVTGLTALTSYTFTVKAKDAAGNVSAASNAVNVTTTAASVAYCTSKGNSATDERISKVVFGTINKTSTATTGYEDFTATSTNATQGTAYTITITPTWTSSVYSEGYAVFIDYNQDGDFSDSGETVFTKAASTASTATGSITIPATATLGTTRLRVSMKYNAIPTSCESFSYGQVEDYTINIIASGAIAGEDITAGLVETVETSSFALYPNPVGGELNVSFANSEGYSFRIINTLGQQLKTGQLSGNLVDVSNLSTGIYIIELNKGDKRIVKKFVKK; via the coding sequence ATGGAAAGAAAATTACCAAAAATTATGGCCGGAACAGTTGTTATTCTTACATTTTCGCTATCAGGATTTGCACAGAATACCGACAAAAGAGTAAGTCAGAAAAGTGTGTCTGAAAACGGACAGCCAAGTTTAATCACATTTAGTGAAAAATCCAGTTACAAGGAAACAGATTATAATACTGTTTTTAAAGAACAATTAGGATTAAAAGAAAATCAGTCTTTTTCTAAGGTTAAAAAAGAATTAGACAAAGAAGGTTTTACGCATGAAAAGTTTCAATTGTATGAACAAGGAGTTAAAGTAGAATTTGCGAATTATACGATTCACTCTAAAGGCGGAAAAGTAGTTTCGATGAATGGAGAGTTTTATGCACTCGAAAATGTCAAAACAACGCCAAAATTGTCAAGCCAGGCAGCTTTTGACAAAGCGATTGCCTACACAGGAGCAAAACAGTATTTATGGGAAACTCCTGCAGATGCTGCGGCAATGGACTATAAAAAGCCAAAAGGTGAACTTGTTTTACTTCCTTCAATGGATGACCAAGGAAAGGAAAGAAAAAGCGATAAAGTTCGTTTGGCCTATAAGTTTGATATTTATGCCACAAAGCCATTGAGTCGTGGAGATCTTTATATCGATGCTCAAACCGGAGAAGCTTTGTTTTATAATGCAACAATAAAACATTTGGGCGAAAATAGCCATGGAAGATTTATTTCGGCTGCAGCCAAAGAACAAAACAAAAACGCTACTTCAAAAATGGCAATTGTTGCTGCAAATGCTGCGACGCGTTATAGCGGAACTCAAACTATCCAGACAACTTTAAGCGGATCTTCATATATTTTATCTGATGGTACTCGCGGAAATGGAGTTCAAACTTATAATTCGGCTAAAACAGCGACTTATCCAACAACAAACTTTACGGATGCAGATAATAACTGGACAGCAGCAGAGTATAATAATACAAACAAAGACAATGGAGCACTTGATGCACATTGGGGAGCTGAAATGACTTATGATTATTGGTCAGCCGTACACGGAAGAAACAGCTATGACAATGCCGGAGCTAAAATCAAAAGTTATGTGCATTATAACTTAGTGGCTGCAGGATATCCGGATAATAATAACGCATTCTGGAACGGAAGCGTTATGACTTACGGTGACGGAAGCGGAACAGGAGGATTTGATATCTTAACAGCACTTGATGTTGCTGGGCACGAAATTGGTCACGCGGTTTGTACTTACACAGCAAATTTGGCTTATCAAAAAGAATCCGGAGCAATGAATGAAGCGTTTTCTGATATTTGGGGAGCTTGTATCGAATATCGCGCTGCGCCAACAAAATCAACTTGGTTAGTAGGAGAAGATATTGAAAGAAGAAGCGGGCATCTTGCTTTGCGTTCCATGAGCGATCCAAATTCTGAAGGACAGCCTGATACTTATGGCGGAACTTATTGGGTAAACGTAAACTGTACACCAACAAATAACAATGACCAATGTGGTGTTCATACCAACTCTGGGGTATTAAATCACTGGTTTTATATTTTGTCTGTAGGTAAATCGGGAACAAATGATATTGGAAACGCGTATAACGTAACTGGAATCACGATTGACAAAGCAGCAAAAATTGCTTTCCGTTTAGAAAGTGTGTATTTAACTTCGAACTCTACTTATGCAAATGCAAGAACTTCAGGAATCCAATCCGCTATTGATTTATACGGAGCTGGTTCTGCAGAAGTTATTGCAACAACAAATGCATTTTATGCAGTAGGAGTTGGAGCTGCATATTCAGGATCTACAGATACAGTTGCTCCAAGTGCTCCAACAGCTCTTGCTGCGGCTGGAACAACAGGATCAAGTACTAATTTAACCTGGACAGCTTCTACAGATAATGTAGCCGTAACGGGATATGATATTTACCAAGGAACAACTCTAAAAGGTTCTTCTACAACAACAAGCTATACCGTAACGGGATTAACAGCTTTGACATCTTATACTTTTACAGTGAAAGCTAAAGATGCTGCAGGAAATGTTTCAGCAGCAAGTAATGCTGTAAATGTTACAACAACCGCTGCTTCAGTTGCTTATTGTACATCAAAAGGAAATAGCGCTACAGACGAAAGAATCTCAAAAGTTGTTTTTGGAACTATCAATAAAACTTCTACAGCAACAACTGGATACGAAGATTTTACAGCAACTTCTACAAATGCAACGCAAGGAACTGCATACACAATAACAATAACGCCAACATGGACTTCATCTGTTTACAGCGAAGGATATGCTGTTTTTATTGACTACAATCAAGATGGTGATTTTTCAGATTCAGGCGAAACTGTTTTCACAAAAGCGGCATCAACTGCATCAACTGCAACAGGATCAATCACGATTCCGGCAACTGCAACTTTAGGAACAACAAGACTTAGAGTTTCGATGAAATACAATGCAATCCCAACATCTTGTGAATCTTTCTCTTATGGCCAAGTAGAAGATTATACTATAAACATAATCGCTTCAGGTGCAATTGCAGGCGAAGATATTACTGCAGGATTAGTGGAAACAGTTGAAACTTCAAGTTTTGCTTTATATCCAAATCCGGTTGGAGGCGAATTGAATGTTTCATTTGCAAATAGCGAAGGTTATTCATTTAGAATTATAAACACGTTAGGTCAGCAATTGAAAACTGGTCAACTTTCTGGAAATCTTGTTGATGTAAGCAACTTGAGTACTGGAATTTATATCATCGAATTGAATAAAGGCGACAAAAGAATCGTTAAGAAATTCGTTAAGAAATAG
- a CDS encoding CoA transferase subunit B, translating into MLTKEDIAKRIAKEVKDRYFVNLGIGIPTLVANYVREDIAVEFQSENGVLGMGPFPFAGEEDADIINAGKQTITTLPGASFFDSAFSFGMIRSQKVDLTILGAMEVSENGDIANWKIPGKMVKGMGGAMDLVASAENIIVAMMHVNKAGESKILKKCTLPLTGVGCVKKVVTELAVLEVTEKGFKLLERAPGISVEHIIASTEAELIIEGDIPEMDIR; encoded by the coding sequence ATGTTAACAAAAGAAGATATTGCAAAACGAATTGCAAAAGAAGTAAAAGACAGGTATTTCGTGAATCTTGGAATTGGGATTCCGACTTTGGTTGCCAATTATGTGAGAGAAGATATTGCGGTTGAATTTCAAAGTGAAAACGGTGTTTTGGGAATGGGACCATTTCCTTTTGCCGGGGAAGAAGATGCCGATATTATCAATGCTGGAAAACAAACTATTACAACATTGCCGGGAGCAAGTTTCTTTGATTCGGCTTTTAGTTTTGGAATGATTCGCAGTCAAAAAGTAGATTTAACGATTCTGGGAGCAATGGAAGTTTCAGAAAACGGTGATATTGCAAACTGGAAGATTCCGGGTAAAATGGTAAAAGGAATGGGAGGCGCGATGGATTTAGTGGCTTCCGCCGAAAACATTATCGTTGCAATGATGCACGTAAACAAAGCAGGCGAATCTAAGATACTAAAAAAGTGTACTTTGCCATTAACAGGCGTAGGTTGCGTAAAAAAGGTTGTAACGGAACTTGCAGTTTTGGAAGTGACCGAAAAAGGTTTTAAACTTTTAGAACGAGCGCCGGGTATTTCTGTCGAACATATTATTGCATCTACAGAAGCTGAATTAATTATTGAAGGTGATATCCCGGAAATGGACATTAGATAA
- a CDS encoding CoA transferase subunit A: protein MITKKVNNVQDAIEGIESGMTIMFGGFGLCGIPENTIAALVNTSISDLTCISNNAGVDDFGLGLLLQKKQVKKMISSYVGENAEFERQMLSGELEVELTPQGTLAERCRAAQAGIPAFFTPAGYGTEVAEGKEVREFNGKMHIMEQAFKAEFAIVKAWKGDEAGNLIFKGTARNFNACMAGAAKITIAEVEELVPVGTLDPNQIHIPGIMVQRIFQGGKFEKRIEQRTVRQRV from the coding sequence ATGATTACAAAAAAAGTAAATAACGTTCAGGACGCTATAGAAGGAATCGAAAGCGGAATGACCATCATGTTTGGTGGATTTGGTTTATGCGGAATTCCTGAAAATACCATTGCAGCATTGGTAAATACTTCAATTTCAGATTTAACTTGTATTTCGAATAATGCGGGAGTTGATGATTTTGGTTTAGGATTACTTTTGCAGAAAAAACAAGTCAAAAAGATGATTTCGTCTTATGTTGGCGAAAACGCCGAATTTGAGCGTCAAATGCTTTCAGGTGAACTTGAGGTCGAATTAACGCCACAAGGAACCTTAGCAGAGCGCTGTCGTGCTGCACAAGCCGGAATTCCAGCTTTCTTCACACCGGCAGGTTATGGAACCGAAGTTGCAGAAGGAAAAGAAGTTCGTGAATTCAACGGAAAAATGCATATTATGGAACAAGCCTTCAAAGCGGAGTTTGCCATTGTAAAAGCATGGAAAGGTGACGAAGCTGGAAATCTTATATTTAAAGGCACTGCAAGAAATTTTAACGCATGTATGGCAGGTGCTGCAAAAATCACAATTGCCGAAGTTGAAGAATTGGTTCCCGTTGGAACATTAGATCCAAATCAAATTCATATTCCGGGAATTATGGTACAGCGCATTTTTCAAGGAGGAAAATTTGAGAAAAGAATAGAGCAAAGAACCGTAAGACAGAGAGTTTAA